From Coturnix japonica isolate 7356 chromosome 1, Coturnix japonica 2.1, whole genome shotgun sequence, the proteins below share one genomic window:
- the LOC107308505 gene encoding uncharacterized protein LOC107308505 has protein sequence MNLSLALLLAMALTMSPFVGHGSGYASYLSWVWNRDPKENVPEEQHPVETKTLTSTWPCWFGLTSCPVRTEDRKKTQVLPQEQHPVENKILTSTFLCWFGLTSCPVRVEDRKKNQVLPHEQHPVENKILTSTWPCWFGLTSCPVRVEDRKKNQVFPQKHHTEETKSQTSSWPCWFGLTCTKGNEGRKTNQVIAEKQRLVDTKKRLSTWSCWFGLTSCPVATESRKTNQARPEEQQMKTKSQTSTQPCWFGLISCPIKMEDRQNNQVLTKEQHPAQAKILTSFWLCWLGLDVCPKITKGGNKNQVLPSEQDPVKTKILTSYWPCWLGPSQCPKWVWFRGSKAYVPQGPKQQSLNTKQKAYSLPGILGHLWDYFVLGGRTWLITDALITVCIVQLLKNAFFLWRRLRTGEQGPGDTDSDSSETEWDEVDNMDLNDLLHGIDAELDKMVRYLTILRQRHQNPFRCQQSINMMDVDGDC, from the exons ATGAATCTCAGCCTGGCTCTCCTGCTGGCCATGGCTCTGACCATGTCTCCATTTGTGGGACATGGCTCTGGCTATGCCAGCTATCTCAGCTGGGTCTGGAATCGGGACCCAAAAGAGAATGTTCCTGAGGAGCAGCATCCGGTGGAGACCAAGACCCTGACCTCCACTTGGCCCTGCTGGTTTGGCCTGACCTCCTGCCCTGTCAGGACGGAGGACAGGAAGAAAACCCAGGTACTTCCTCAGGAGCAGCATCCAGTGGAGAACAAGATCCTGACCTCCActtttttgtgttggtttggcCTGACCTCCTGCCCTGTCAGGGTtgaggacaggaagaaaaaccagGTACTTCCCCACGAACAGCATCCAGTGGAGAACAAGATCCTGACCTCCACTTGGCCATGTTGGTTTGGCCTGACCTCCTGCCCTGTCAGGGTtgaggacaggaagaaaaatcaggTCTTTCCTCAGAAGCACCATACGGAGGAGACCAAGAGCCAGACCTCCAGCTGGCCCTGTTGGTTTGGCCTGACTTGCACCAAGGGAAATGAGGGCAGGAAGACAAATCAGGTCATTGCTGAGAAGCAGCGTCTGGTGGACACCAAGAAAAGGCTCTCCACATGGTCCTGCTGGTTTGGCCTAACCTCCTGCCCCGTAGCAACTGAGAGCAGGAAGACAAACCAGGCCCgtcctgaggagcagcagatgaAGACCAAGAGCCAGACctccacccagccctgctggtttGGCCTGATTTCCTGCCCCATCAAGATGGAAGACCGGCAGAACAACCAGGTCCTTACCAAGGAACAGCATCCAGCGCAGGCCAAGATCCTCACCTCCTTCTGGCTCTGCTGGCTTGGCCTGGACGTCTGCCCCAAAATCACAAAGGGTGGCAATAAGAACCAGGTCCTTCCCAGCGAGCAGGATCCAGTGAAAACCAAGATCCTGACCTCGTACTGGCCCTGCTGGCTGGGTCCTTCCCAGTGCCCTAAATGGGTCTGGTTCAGAGGCAGCAAGGCCTACGTTCCACAGGGCCCAAAGCAGCAGTCCCTGAACACCAAGCAGAAGGCCTACAGCTTGCCTGGCATCCTGGGACACCTTTGGGACTATTTTGTGCTAGGAGGGAGAACCTGGCTCATTACAGATGCCTTGATAACTGTCTGCATTGTCCAGCTCCTGAAGaatgcctttttcctttggagaagatTAAGAACTGGGGAACAG GGACCGGGAGATACAGACTCAGATTCCTCGGAAACTGAGTGGGATGAAGTGGACAACATGGATCTTAACGACTTGCTCCATGGGATTGACGCCGAACTTGACAAAATGGTGCGATATTTAACGATCCTCAGGCAGCGCCACCAGAATCCATTCAGGTGCCAGCAGAGCATCAATATGATGGATGTCGACGGGGATTGTTAG